The Paenibacillus sp. BIC5C1 DNA segment GATGACGCCAGAACAGATTGTCAGAACTTTTTTTGAAGAAGTGCGCTCGGGTCGCAATCTTGATTATGCCAATACACTGATGGCCGAGCAGGTACTGGCTCACCAGGTGATCTCGGAAGAGGAAGTGACAGTCACAAGAACGCCTTCCGTCTATGCGGATCATGTGAGGGAAATGATTGAGGTGTACGGAGATTTTTCGCTGCAGATTCAGGAGTTGCTCGCACAGGGAGAGAAAGTATATGTACGCTGGAGACAAGTGGGTACTCATGTTGGAGAAGTGGATGGATATGCGCCGACCAACCTGCCCGTGATTGAAATTGCGAGTGCGGTATACCGAGTGGAGAATGAGAGAATTGCAGAGTACTGGATTCAGATCGACAGGCTGGGAATCGAAAAACAATTGGAGCGCAATCAGAGCTGAGAACCAGCTTTATCACAGAAGAGATTTCTCAAATTATATAATACAGATATAACTACTTCTACCACATCCACATTATCAGTAATTAATAATGAGGATTTTGCAGGTACTGCGACTACGAAACAGTTTAATATCCCGGAGGGATTTGAATATGTGAAAGTGAACTTTAAAAATACCGGTTCGAAAGCGTTCACGTTTACGATTAACCAAGAATCTACTGCTGGAACCGCAAAAATGTCTTATACTGTCCCAGCAGATGGTATAGAGCATACTTATTGGAATGACCAGGCTTGGTCAACGGGTTTGTTTTATGTGAGCATGTCTTCTGCGCAAGGGATGTCCGGCAAATTGAGTGTGTTGCTGGGTACTGACCCCAATAAACAGAAAAGTTTGTAAAAGCCATCGACTCATGCTGATAAGTGATTGTAGAAAAGCCTAGACTTTCTTGACCCTATACCAGTATGTATAGATTTCCGTGTATCCAAGTTTGGCATACAGTTTTAATGCGGGAGCATTATTGGCAACTACTTGCAGGTAACTGGAGGTAGCACCATTCTCTTTTCCCCAATGCAACAGATGAAGGATCATCTGCTCGGCCAATCCCCGATTCCGGAAGTTAGCGTCCGTTATGATGTCATATAATCCAATATAGCCTCGTTCCACCACACCAAATCCACAAGCAACGACTTGTCCGTCGATGAACAGCGAGATGAAACCTGTACGCGTACGGATGTTATTCAACATTAGTTCCATCGTTCCCCGATGCAGATCACTTACCTGATTCAGTCTGCAAAAGTGATCCAGCCACTCTCCGGTTAACTGTTCGTCCATTTTTACATCAGAGTGCTCGGGCTCCTTAAGGGTTTCCAGGCTCCGAGTCTGAACCCGGCTGAGATCCACAATATCATACCCCTTTTCATGCAAAAGCTGGTCGAGATGATCCGGCTGGATAAACGGCGTAATCTTGAATATGGTACTTAACTGATTGGAAGCGTAAATTTGCTCGCATTGCTCGATCTTTTCATGCACATCCATGGTCGAGTAGTGAAGAGGTTGAATGGAGTTGGCGCGCTTCGTATATCCCTGTGCAAAACGCATTGCCCATCCGTCAAAAAGCAAGGTGGATAAGGGCGGCCAATGGTTGAGTGATAGTTCCTCAATGGTTTTGTAATCCGGATTCGATGTAGGGGTCATATCTATCCTCCTATCTTATAATTTTATAATAATACATATTAATGAATAAAAATTCAATACGAAATATATAATGTGTCACGAAACATAATGCATAGAGTTACTGAATGGGTTACAATCTGAATGAATAAATCCAAATTTTGAAATTGAAATATCGGAAGAAGTGGAGCAGGTTATGCTAACTATTGAAATAAACAATCACATCATTAACTGTCATATCGAATATGGAAAACGGAAGAAAGCTTCCATTACGATGGATTTACCCTATATGGTCACAATCAAGGCTCCCAATGGTACCAGCGAAGACATGATCCGGCAGCTTGTTACGCAGCATGGGGAAGTGATTTTGACAAAATCAGCTCTGATGCAGCAGGCGTTGGACGGTCCTCAAGCGAAAGAATATGAAGAGGAAGGCAAAGGGAAGTTTCTGCTCTTTGGCAAAGAACATGCGCTGCATGAGTTAATTGACGTAGAGGGATGTTCGGAAGAGGATTTGCGTGCGAATCTGAAGAAGTTTTATTTTGCGGAGTGTAAAAGAATGATCGGTGAGCGCATCGGCCGTTACCAGCAGGAGTTGAAGGTGAAGCCGAAGTCTGTGGACATCGTGGAATCGGCGACCAAGTGGGGAAGCTGCAGTTGGGATAAAAAGCTGACGTTTAACTACCGCCTGGCGATGGCTCCACTAGAGGTGATTGATTACGTGATCATCCATGAGTTATGCCATATCCATCATATGAATCATGATCGTTCGTTCTGGCGCCGAGTGGGCAGTGTTATGCCCGACTACAAAGCCAAGGAGGATTATTTGATGCGATATGGCCGAGCCATGACCTTGTGAAAAATAAGCGTACCACGTATGGACGTGGTGGAAGGAGTTCAAGATGTCAGATAGTACCTCTTATGATGTGCTGGTAGATGAATATATCTCGCAATTTCCTTCAGATGTACAGGTCAAATTACAATCATTAAGACAGATTATTCGCGATTCCGCTCCCAATGCCGTGGAGAAGATCAGCTACAAGATGCCAACGTATGCAGAGCACGGGAATCTGGTTCATTTTGCAGCGTACTCCAAGCATATCGGATTTTACCCGGGTGCCAGTGGGATTGAAGCGTTTAAGGAGGAACTCTCACGGTATAAAGGAGCCAAAGGATCGGTGCAATTTCCATTGGATCAACCATTGCCAGAAGAATTGATCCGCCGGATCGTGGAATTTCGGGTGCAGGCCAATGTGGAGAAGGCTCGGGAAAAGAAACGAAAGAAGTAGTGGACGGTCCCATATATATGCGCGAGTAACGCGAGTAAAAGGAAATGGATGAGGATTAACACGGTTTATATGTAACTTCAAAGATTTGAGTATGGTATAATTAGAGCAGATTAGTCGTAGAATGCTCAGAGAGCCGTGCTGGTAACACGACTCTCTGAGCAATAGCCGCTTTTAAGGGCGGTGGGCTTCGCTTAGAAAGCTGATCATAAATAGACCGCATCCTTTTGCGAGGGGGGCGGTCTATTTGCGTTTATCGGACAGAATGGCAACGAGGAGCGTGCCGAAGGTAAGCATCAACATGATTGCTTCAAACACTGTCACAGGGCATACCTCCCTTCATGGCGAGGTAGCCGACCGACCCTTTAAGCCTATTCTATTGCTTTGTTGATTATAGCATATTTTGTAAGAATTTATGGCTTCAGAATCTGTGTATATGTAATTCGCTCATTAGTTGCAGGGCATCCCGAAAAAAATAGCTATGTTACATTCTAATGTTGATTTGTGACCATAAGAAAACCGCCTTTGTGAAAAGGCGGTTATTTAGCGATTTGTCTACCGTTGCGTAATCACCTTAAGTGACAAGGTCATCTTACCGTCTGATAAACGAGACCTATGGCTCCAGAATCAAAGGTCTTGTTTTCAATTAGATTAAGATTGATCTTCTCCTTGATGCCTTGGAATAATGGCAATCCCTTACCGACCAGGACGGGAGAAACTGTAATTTTATACTCATCAATTAAATCAAGCTGCATAAGGTGGTGTGCGAACCTAGGACTGCCGAGGATGACCATATCCTTGCCTGGCTGCTGTTTGAGGTTATTGATCTCTTCCTCGATATCTTCTTTCACGAGTCTTGAATTATTCCATTCGACTTTCTCCAGCGTCGTGGAAAAAACGACTTTGGCTGTCTTTTCGATCCAATCAGCATGATCAAGTTCATGTTGCGAAGCTGATGGGTTCGAAGGCACAGATGGCCAGTAACTGTGCATCATCTGATAAGTCCCACGCCCCCAAAGGACCGTGTCGGCAGTACTCAGAATTTCTTTTGCGTGTTTCTCCAAATCAGCATCGTAGGAAACCCAGCCAATGTCCATTTCACCATTCGGCCCTTCTACAAAACCGTCAAGCGATGCGTGCAGAAATAGAACGAGTTTTCTCATTTTCAATTCTCCTTTGCGCATGAGGGATATCTAACTATGAACATATTTTTCTTATTCGATGAGGTATCCTCATATTCCTTGTTGTCTCCATGAGCATTTTTAAGCACAAAACTGAATTCAGCCTTTTTTCAGGTAGAGCCATTATACTATTCCCGAATCCTGTACTGGAAAAGGAGTTTTGGCATGTCTAAGGTGGTCCATAAGTCGCTTTATCTCATCCTGCTTGTTTTTGTCGGCGTGTTTATCGTTTCATCCCTATTTGTCCGGGCACAGTACAACTACACCTTGTACGGGGATAATCCGATTCTGGGTACGCAGCAGTGGAGTATTTTTATCCCAGTGATTGCCTTGCTTCTGGTATCGGGCGTCGTGTTATATCGGCTTGGTCTGAAGCTGAACAAATACAGTCCCAAAGTTGTCATTCCTGTGGTGCTGCTATGTTCTCTGGCCATTCAAATTATAATTATTTTCGTGTTTCCACGAGTGCCTACGGATGATTCACAGACTGTGCTTTCACTCGCGATGAACATGCTCTACGATCAGGATTATTCCTCGTTTGAAACAGGTGGATATCTGCACATGTTCCCGTTCAACTTTTCCACCGTCTTGTATCTAAAAACATTGCTGTACCTGTTCCCGGATAATTATCTGGTAATCAAGCTGTTCAATATTTTGTTTGCAACGGTAACGACATTAATGATTTATCTCATTTATAAACAGTTAAATCATAAGTCCGCGGAACGTGATTACGGGGTTCTGATCTTTGCACCCACGTATCTGCCATCCCTGTTCCTGAACAACCTGATCTATAACGATGTTATTGCTACGGCATTTCTGACATCTTGTTTATACTTTTTGATTCGGTTTATACGTGAAAAGTCTTGGCAGACGATCGTTATTGCCGCCATTCTGCTCGCCATTGGCAACTACTTCCGAAGCATTGGCGTAATTGTGCTGATTGCTGCTATGTTAACCATCCTGCTGAATATGCGAAGTATTGGATTCAAGAAAGTGATTGCCTCCATCTTCGTGCTGGCTACGTTGTTTAACGTCCCAGGGTGGACTCAGAATGCGGTATTAAAATCATCAGGTGCTGTAAGTGAGCCTGTTGGAGAAAATTCGGCACCGGTCTATATGTGGTTGAACATGGGTATTAATCTGGAACGATTCGGCTTCTGGGACAATATGGAGAGCTACCAGATCTATCAAAGAGAAGCCAACTATAATAAAGCTGAAAGTACAGAACTGTACAAGCAGGAGATTGAACGCAAACTGTCGGAAGCCAGCTTAAGTGACTTGGCCCAGATGTATTACAAAAAGATTATTTGGACCTGGACCGAAGGCACCTACCAAATGGATCGATATGGCATTGGTAACGAAAGCTCCTCGGGTATGGGAGGAGGAAGAGGTGGCGGAATTGCCGGCTCCTACAGTTATACCAATGCGGTCACAGAATTATTCAAGGGAGATTCCGTCTATCGGACGGGGGTGCTTTGGATCGTTTATGTGATGAATTTCATGATGTACTGTTTTATTTTCATTCGCTTGGTCGGTGGGATTCGTGAAAAGCGGTATGACGAAGTCTCTTTGATTCTGGTTATTCTCGGATTTATCGGATTCTATATTCTGTGGGAGATTAAATCGAGGTATATCTACCCCGTATATCCGCTGCTGATTGTATTGTCGTACATGGGATTCAAAGATGCGTATAACTTCATGTCTCATAGAAAACTCGGCTGGGAACGTTCTTCCCTGAGAAAAGGGTGATCCGTATGCGAAAAAATGGTTATCTCATATCGGCTATGCTCTTGCTGCTGACCTGCTCAGTTTTGCTATCTGCCTGCGATGCTATCACTGCCCAGAACATTACGAATACCGGTTCTGCACAAGGCATGAACGGTGGCGGAATGATGAATGGTGGTGGCCCGGGCATGAATGGAGGAACGCAGAGGGGCGGAGGACAAGGGATGAATGGCAGAACAGGCGGTCAGGACGATATGCGGGGGATGATGAATGCCGATCTTACAGGCAGAGTGATCTCTGCTACAGGGAGTACCGTCACGATTTTGTTGCTTGAGGTGGAGGATAACTTATCCACAGATTCCAATAATGGAAATGGAAGACGATCAGGCTCCTCCAGAGGTGGAAGCATGGATATGAAAGATACGGGCATCGAAATGAAATTGAACATCAGTGAGGATGTGGATATCACGGAAGGCATGGGCATGGGGGCCCCAGGCAACAACCAAAATGCTGATTCATCCATTCAGGTGTCTGATTTGAAAGAGGGAGATGTCGTTATGGTTTGGTATAAGGAGAACACCGAAACCGTAGAACGAATGGTGGTTACACAGTCTTGATATTCATTGCCTACCTTCACTTGATGGAGTATTATGGAAATAACTTGTTTTTCGGAAGGAGTGAGCGTCATGAAACGACGGGCTAAGATGATGCAAAGCGTTACAACAACAATTAAGGTGATTACGAACTGAATAGATCCGGCAGAGCAACGGACACATGGTGAAGCATTTGGAGTTTGCTAATGTGACGATCTGAGGTCTGCCGACATACAGGGATATAACTGCTTATTTTTCCTGGGTTGCACGAGGTTTATTTGCTTATGCAAGTAAACCCGTGTATCCAGAATTTTAAAGCCGCAGGCATAGCCTGCGGCTTTTTGCGCGCAAAAATAGGAATCGGAACGCTAAATGCGTTCTACATTAAACGACCACTAAGGAGATATGCCCATGTTAAAACTTAAATATTTATTCCATAATAACGATCTCGCCGAGATGATTTTGAAAAACTGGAGTTATGATCCGGAGTCACTGGACATGTTCCAGTATTATCGTATATCCTCCAATGCCGTGTATCCGTTCAGGGATCAGGGAAAGCTTCACTTGCTTCGTTTTGCCCCTGCAGAGGAGAAAAATCAAACCAATCTTGCAGCAGAGCTAGAATTCCTGACCTATCTTAAACTAAACCAATATGGTGCCATGGAAGCTGTACCTTCCCATGCAGGGAAAGAGCTGGTTGAGGCACATACGCCTTGGGGAATGTATTATGCCTCCGTATTCAAACGAGTTGCTGGTAACCAGATGGGCAGTATCGATTTAAATGACCAGATCGTACACAGCTTGGGTGAGGCATTGGGTAAGCTGCATCGTTTATCCCGTGAATACACACCCAAACAGGCAAAACGCTGGATGTATACCGATGTATTGGATTGGATGAAGGACGTGCTGGGGGAGTTCCCTGGCGAGAATGCGGCGCTCAATGAGGTAGAAGTTCTCCGGATTTATTTTGCAAATTGGCCCGTTACCCTGCAGAACTTCGGTTTAATTCATTACGATTTTGAACTGGATAATGTCTTCTATGACGAGGAAAGTCATTCCTGTTACGCCATTGACTTCGATGACGCGATGTACCACTGGTACGCAATGGATGTGGAGCAGACTCTGGATAGTTTACGGGATGAAATTCAGCCGGATGAATGGGAGCAGAAGAAGCGACTATTCTTGCAAGGGTACTGGAAGGAAGCAGGAGACGCCTATGATATGGAGTCGATGTTTCCGGCATGTCGTCGTTTTGCCAATCTGTACGGTTATGTACGTGTGCTTCGATCTGGGGCAGAACAATGGGCGCATGAGCCAGAGTGGATGAGTGGATTAAGAGCAAGGCTGGATAAAGCGATGGCAGTAAAAGCAAAGCGGTTTGGTCAGCAGCAGCCCCACCATCTACCGGCCAAATGATCCTCATTACTTTTCCAGCAAAGATAATTAAGGTTAAATCAGGCATCTGCATAAGCGCAACGAAATAATGATTGATTTTTTATTCATCTCCATTGTAACATTGGATTAAGCGCTATACCTTTATTGTTAGAACATCAATGTTGGATTACATGGTCAAGTGGAAACCGGCAAGTCGTTTCACCAATTGAATGAAGAGGACGGTCATAACGAACATGGACGACAAAAAGTTAATTATCTTTTTTGACAGCGGCGATACCATTGTTGATGAATCGACCGAGATTCGGGACGAAGAAGGAATTGTTCTGAGTGCGGATCTGATTCCGGGTGCGGATATCACGATTCAGAAGCTTCATGAAAGAGGGTACACGCTGGCCCTGGTTGCTGACGGCGATGCACAATCCTTCAAGAACGTATTTAAGCAGCATGGACTTCATGATTATTTTAGCGCAATGATTATTTCGGAGAATATTAAAGCCAGCAAGCCAAGCCCGCGGATGTTTAAGGCAGCAATTGGTGCCCTTGATTTGTCAGAAGGGGATTTTTCAAGAACAGTGATGATTGGCAATAACCTGAGTCGTGATATGAAGGGAGCCAACGCACTTGGCATCACCAGCATCTTTCAGAGCTGGACACCGCGTTATCCCCATGAGCCGGTGGATGAGATAGAACGTCCGACTCACACAGTCGGTGAACCGATGGAGCTGCTTGAACTTATTGAACGGCTAAATGCCGAAGTTAAATAAATAAGTGTTTGCTTGCCATGCCCGTGAGCAGAAGGATGGATTGACTTTCAACCTTCTGTTCACGGGCTATTTTTACTTTTTTACATGAGAAAATGATAGAATGATCGTAAAATCCGGAACTGAGGCAGGTGTTCACATGGAGGAACCACATCGGAAGCCGTTGTTATACTTGCAAACTGCCGATTTGGTGATGGAAGAAATCCGTAACCGGAAATTGCAGCCACATGATCCCGTACCATCAGAGGGGGAGCTCTCCAAACTGTATTCTGTCAGCCGTATGACGGCCAAGCTTGCGCTGCAAATTTTGGAGAAACAAGGTATTGTCTATCGGTTGGCGCGGCGGGGTACATTTGTATCGGGTGATTATTTGGGTGGCCCGGGTAAGGAGTCATTGTCGGGGAATGTAACTACAGACAAGAAGCTTATGAAGCGAAAAATTGCCCTTTTGTTCCCCAATATGGATGATTACGTAGCCAGAATTATTGCATCCGTCGAGAAGGAAGCACGTAAATCAGGTTGCCAGTTGCTCATTCGGATTACTACGGATAAAGAGGATGAGAGCATCTGCCTACAAGAGTTGTACGAGGAAGGAATCGATGGAATTATTCTGTTTCCAAGGGGGCGAACACGCTGCAGTGAAAAGGTGCTGGAGCTTAATCTGCTGAATTATCCTTTGGTAATCATCGATCGGATCTTTCGTGAGGTCAATATTGATTGTGTGTACCATGACCATTATCAGGGAGCCTACAACTTGACGGAATATTTGATTGATAGAGGACATCGGGAAATTGGGTATATCTCTATGCCGTTTGATGGAGTGACGAGCCGGGAGGACCGCTATAAAGGTTATGTGCAGGCCATGCTGGACTACGCACTGCCTGTTAACGGTCGCAATATTTGCCTGGATTGTGCAGAGGATTACATGCTCAACCTGAATGGGCCGAATCTCCAACTCAAGGATTTCATTCAAAGTAATCCCGCAATGACAGCCGTTGTCTGTGCGGATGATTATATCGCGACTTCTTGTCTGTACACGGCCTTATCCATCTACAAGCAGGTACCTGAGGAACTGTCCATCATTGGTTTTTCCGACATCCAGTTGGCGAGTCTGCTGCCCGTGCCACTGACTACGGCAAAACAAACGACAGAGAAGCTTGGACAGGCAGCAGTGAATTTGCTGTGCAAACGTATGGAGAATTCCCGAGAAGGTGCTTTATCCATCAAGGTGAACACAACCATCATCGAACGAAGCTCCGTACGTAATCTTAATCAATGAGTGTTGATGCGGTTCCGTTATTCAAGCCAATTTAAACCTTCCTTATCTCGTTTTGATGATAAGGGAGGTTTTTTTGTATGTCAGTGACATAAGATGGTTGTTATCATATTCAAACTCAATAATACGTGATTTGTTATGTATCTCACCTTTTTATGCAAAAATATTGTAAATAATAGTAGTTATATGAAGTTTATTTGGAGGAAAATTTACATTTATATCATTGTATATGTCAATGACATATATTAGTGTGAAGATATGCCACTTATCTTTTAAGGATGAAGGGAGGATCTTCCGGAAAGCGCTACCACACATCCTGGGAAATGACCTGCAGAGCCAAAAGAAATGTAACGTACGAACGTTGGCAATAATCGAAATCATTATTCGAAGAGGAGCCCGAATATGACAATCAAATCCTTGCTTGCAGCTTCGTTCTTGGCAGTATCTCTTTTCTTTCCACTGGCGCAGCCTGCGCAGGCGGCAGAGGACAATGCCGTAACGGTTTACCAGGATGGAGATTTTGGAGGCAGCTCCCAACCATTTGGGATTGGCCTGTTCAATGTGAATCAGCTTAACGTGGTTGGCAACGACAAAATATCTTCGGTAAAGGTAGCTCCGGGATATCGATTGACCCTGTATCGTGACAAGGATTTCTCCGGTGATACCAAAATACTGACCAGCGATGCGGGATGGCTTGATGATTTTAATGACGCGACCTCCAGTCTGAAAGTAGAGAAGATCGGAGGCCCCAATAAACCAGTTATCGCATACTCCAATTCACCTTATGGAGGTTTTGAGCAGCAGTTTGATATTGGCAGCTATAATGTGGATGAACTGAAGGCTGGCGTAGGCAATGATGCCATTTCTGCACTTCGGGTAGCCCCAGGGTATAAGGTCACATTGTACAAAGACTACAATTTCGCTGGATACTCAAAGGTTCTGACCGCAGATGCGATCTATGTTGGCGGAGATATCAATGATTCGGTATCGAGCCTGAAGGTTGAAGCCATCTCGCCGCTCGATGCCACATCGCTTGCCGTTCCGGGTAACGATTACAGTGACACAGCCAAGCGTG contains these protein-coding regions:
- a CDS encoding ester cyclase; its protein translation is MTPEQIVRTFFEEVRSGRNLDYANTLMAEQVLAHQVISEEEVTVTRTPSVYADHVREMIEVYGDFSLQIQELLAQGEKVYVRWRQVGTHVGEVDGYAPTNLPVIEIASAVYRVENERIAEYWIQIDRLGIEKQLERNQS
- a CDS encoding GNAT family N-acetyltransferase translates to MTPTSNPDYKTIEELSLNHWPPLSTLLFDGWAMRFAQGYTKRANSIQPLHYSTMDVHEKIEQCEQIYASNQLSTIFKITPFIQPDHLDQLLHEKGYDIVDLSRVQTRSLETLKEPEHSDVKMDEQLTGEWLDHFCRLNQVSDLHRGTMELMLNNIRTRTGFISLFIDGQVVACGFGVVERGYIGLYDIITDANFRNRGLAEQMILHLLHWGKENGATSSYLQVVANNAPALKLYAKLGYTEIYTYWYRVKKV
- a CDS encoding M48 family metallopeptidase, whose amino-acid sequence is MLTIEINNHIINCHIEYGKRKKASITMDLPYMVTIKAPNGTSEDMIRQLVTQHGEVILTKSALMQQALDGPQAKEYEEEGKGKFLLFGKEHALHELIDVEGCSEEDLRANLKKFYFAECKRMIGERIGRYQQELKVKPKSVDIVESATKWGSCSWDKKLTFNYRLAMAPLEVIDYVIIHELCHIHHMNHDRSFWRRVGSVMPDYKAKEDYLMRYGRAMTL
- a CDS encoding iron chaperone, which produces MSDSTSYDVLVDEYISQFPSDVQVKLQSLRQIIRDSAPNAVEKISYKMPTYAEHGNLVHFAAYSKHIGFYPGASGIEAFKEELSRYKGAKGSVQFPLDQPLPEELIRRIVEFRVQANVEKAREKKRKK
- a CDS encoding putative holin-like toxin, with amino-acid sequence MTVFEAIMLMLTFGTLLVAILSDKRK
- a CDS encoding dihydrofolate reductase family protein; protein product: MRKLVLFLHASLDGFVEGPNGEMDIGWVSYDADLEKHAKEILSTADTVLWGRGTYQMMHSYWPSVPSNPSASQHELDHADWIEKTAKVVFSTTLEKVEWNNSRLVKEDIEEEINNLKQQPGKDMVILGSPRFAHHLMQLDLIDEYKITVSPVLVGKGLPLFQGIKEKINLNLIENKTFDSGAIGLVYQTVR
- a CDS encoding glycosyltransferase family 39 protein, with the protein product MSKVVHKSLYLILLVFVGVFIVSSLFVRAQYNYTLYGDNPILGTQQWSIFIPVIALLLVSGVVLYRLGLKLNKYSPKVVIPVVLLCSLAIQIIIIFVFPRVPTDDSQTVLSLAMNMLYDQDYSSFETGGYLHMFPFNFSTVLYLKTLLYLFPDNYLVIKLFNILFATVTTLMIYLIYKQLNHKSAERDYGVLIFAPTYLPSLFLNNLIYNDVIATAFLTSCLYFLIRFIREKSWQTIVIAAILLAIGNYFRSIGVIVLIAAMLTILLNMRSIGFKKVIASIFVLATLFNVPGWTQNAVLKSSGAVSEPVGENSAPVYMWLNMGINLERFGFWDNMESYQIYQREANYNKAESTELYKQEIERKLSEASLSDLAQMYYKKIIWTWTEGTYQMDRYGIGNESSSGMGGGRGGGIAGSYSYTNAVTELFKGDSVYRTGVLWIVYVMNFMMYCFIFIRLVGGIREKRYDEVSLILVILGFIGFYILWEIKSRYIYPVYPLLIVLSYMGFKDAYNFMSHRKLGWERSSLRKG
- a CDS encoding phosphotransferase enzyme family protein → MLKLKYLFHNNDLAEMILKNWSYDPESLDMFQYYRISSNAVYPFRDQGKLHLLRFAPAEEKNQTNLAAELEFLTYLKLNQYGAMEAVPSHAGKELVEAHTPWGMYYASVFKRVAGNQMGSIDLNDQIVHSLGEALGKLHRLSREYTPKQAKRWMYTDVLDWMKDVLGEFPGENAALNEVEVLRIYFANWPVTLQNFGLIHYDFELDNVFYDEESHSCYAIDFDDAMYHWYAMDVEQTLDSLRDEIQPDEWEQKKRLFLQGYWKEAGDAYDMESMFPACRRFANLYGYVRVLRSGAEQWAHEPEWMSGLRARLDKAMAVKAKRFGQQQPHHLPAK
- a CDS encoding HAD family hydrolase, giving the protein MDDKKLIIFFDSGDTIVDESTEIRDEEGIVLSADLIPGADITIQKLHERGYTLALVADGDAQSFKNVFKQHGLHDYFSAMIISENIKASKPSPRMFKAAIGALDLSEGDFSRTVMIGNNLSRDMKGANALGITSIFQSWTPRYPHEPVDEIERPTHTVGEPMELLELIERLNAEVK
- a CDS encoding GntR family transcriptional regulator, giving the protein MEEPHRKPLLYLQTADLVMEEIRNRKLQPHDPVPSEGELSKLYSVSRMTAKLALQILEKQGIVYRLARRGTFVSGDYLGGPGKESLSGNVTTDKKLMKRKIALLFPNMDDYVARIIASVEKEARKSGCQLLIRITTDKEDESICLQELYEEGIDGIILFPRGRTRCSEKVLELNLLNYPLVIIDRIFREVNIDCVYHDHYQGAYNLTEYLIDRGHREIGYISMPFDGVTSREDRYKGYVQAMLDYALPVNGRNICLDCAEDYMLNLNGPNLQLKDFIQSNPAMTAVVCADDYIATSCLYTALSIYKQVPEELSIIGFSDIQLASLLPVPLTTAKQTTEKLGQAAVNLLCKRMENSREGALSIKVNTTIIERSSVRNLNQ